The Sphingosinicella flava genome includes the window CGATAGAGGTCTTTCAGGTACAGCCAATTGGCGCTGGAGGCGCGGCGATGAACCATGAGGGCAGAGGCACGCCTCCCCGGGCGGAAGGAAAAACGGGCGATCACGATGGCTGGTGGGCGCAATCTCTCCCCGCACTGCTGACCGGTCTTTCAGCCACAGCCGATGGGCTCGACGAGAAGGCCGCGGCGCAACGGCTGAAGACTGTCGGACCCAACAGCTTCCGCGACACCCCGGAACGCAGTGCTGCTCTGCTGCTGCTCCGGCAATTTGGAAATCCCCTGGTCCTCATCCTCCTGTTCGGCGCCGCCGTGTCGATGGCGCTCAAGGATTGGATGGATGCTTCCATCATCGTGGCGATTGTCGCGGGGAGCGCGTTGCTCGGCTTCTATCAGGAATTTCGGGCATCCCGAGCGGTCGCGGCGCTGCAGGACCGGCTGAAGCTGACAGTGCAGGTTCTCCGTAGCGGGCGGGAAATGACCGTGCCGGACGATGGGATCGTGCCCGGCGACGTCGTCCTCCTTTCGGCCGGAAACCTCGTCCCGGCGGACGGCCGCATCCTCCAATCCCGGGATTTCCTGGTGAGCGAGGCCGCGCTGACCGGCGAGAGCTTTCCGGTCGAAAAGTCGCCGGGCCTGGCGCCGCCCGACGCTCCCGTCGCCGCCCGCACCAACAGCGTGTTCATGGGGACGTCGGTCCGAAGCGGCACCGCCCGCATCCTCATCACCCAGACCGGGGGACGCACCGCCTACGGGCGCATCGCGGCGCGGCTGCGGAAGCGCGAGCCCGAAACCGATTTCGAACGCGGCGTCCGTTCTTTCGGCGGCCTATTGCTGAAGGTCATGACCGTCATCGTGATCGCCGTACTGACGATGAACCAGATGATCGGACGTCCCTTCAATGAGTCCCTGTTATTCGCCGTCGCACTAGCCGTCGGACTCTCGCCTGAGCTCCTGCCTGCCATCGTCAGCGTGACGCTGGCCGCGGGCGCGCGCGATCTGTCGCGCGGCGGCGTCATTGTCCGCAAGCTCGCGGCGATCGAAAATCTTGGAAGCATGGAAGTGCTTTGCACCGACAAGACGGGAACGCTAACCGCGGGCGTCGTCCGCCTCCACGACGCGATCGATGTCGACGGTGCCTCCTCGGACGCTGTGCGCCTTGCCGCCTATCAGAATGCCGCGCTTGAAACCGGCATCAAAAACCCGCTCGATGCCGCTCTGCTGGACGATGCGAAGGCATCCGGACGGACCATTTCCTCCGCCGCGAAGATCGATGAAATACCCTATGACTTTTCCCGCCGCCGCCTGACGATCGTCGTCGTCCATCCCTCCCTGGCGGGGCAGGCGCGGATGATCACCAAGGGCGCCTTCGCGGATGTTCTGGCGACATGCGCGACGCTCAACCGCAGCGGCGCCGTTCATCCGCTCACGGACACGGAGCGGACAGGCATAGAGGCGCGGTTTCGAACGTTAGGCGAGAGCGGCTTTCGCGTTCTCGCGGTCGCCGAACGGACGCTCGAGGCCCGCGCCCATTATGCCACGGCGGACGAGCGGGACATGACCCTCATCGGTCTTCTCCTCTTCGCCGATCCGCCGAAAGACGACGTGCGGCAAACGCTCGCGGCGCTTCTCGACCTCGGCGTCCGGGTCAAGATCATCAGCGGCGACAATCGCTATCTCACCCGCCACCTCGCCGAGGAGGTCGGCATTCCCATCGGCCGGATCCTGACGGGCGGCGAGATCCGGGCCATGCCGTCAGAGGCCTTGGCGCGCGCTGCGGCCGAAGCGAACCTGTTCGTCGAAATCGATCCCCAGCAGAAGGAAGGCATCGTGCGCGCGCTTCAACATGGCGGCCATTCGGTCGGCTTCCTGGGCGATGGCATCAACGACGCACCTGCCCTCAAGGCCGCGGACGTCGGCATATCCGTCGATCAGGCGGTGGACGTCGCCCGCGAGACGGCGGACGTCGTCCTGCTGCGCCCCGACCTTGAGATCCTGCGGCGCGGTGTCTTGGATGGGCGGAAGACCTTCGCCAACACGCTCAAATATATCAGCATCACGACCAGCGCCAATTTCGGCAACATGGTAAGCATGGCGATCGCAACTCCTGTTCTGCCCTTCCTCCCGCTGCTGCCCAAACAGATTCTGCTTAACAATTTTCTGTCTGACCTACCTTCGGCGGCCATTTCCACGGACAATGTTGACGCAGAACGCCTGTCATCGCCGCAGCGGTGGGACGTGAGGGAAATACAGAAGTTCATGATTGTGTTCGGCCTGGTCAGTTCGGCCTTCGATCTGCTGACATTTGCGGTCCTGCTTCTCCTTTATCGCGCAGGAGAAAGCGAATTTCAGACCGCCTGGTTCGTTGTCTCGCTAATGACGGAGCTCGTCGTCGTGCTTGTCCTGCGTACTCGGCATTTGGCGTGGCGCAGCCGCCCAAGTCCGCTCCTCCTTTGGACCACGATAGCCATGCTGATCCTCACACTTGTCGGGCCTTATCTTGGGAGCGTCAGCTCGATATTTGGATTGATGCCACTTTCCATAGCTCTGCTGGCTATCTGCCTGCTGGTTGTTATCCTCTATGTTACGGCTACAGAGGTCGCCAAATTCATATTCTATGACTGATAATCGAATGTACCTATCATAGGGGCGTCGATAAAATTGGAGGAACATCAGGTCGGTCTATTTTCCGAACCTCCTCAGCAAGCCTGTGTCTGGTTAATGGACCACCAGAGGGCCTGCCCCTCTTCCGAGGTATTTTAAATCGAGCTCTTGGTAGAGCGCCTGCATCAGCGTCTCAGCTAATAAGAGATAGTGTCACCATTCTCAGCGCTTCGGAGAACATCTCATCAGTCATGGGTCACCTTGGGCGATGACCCACGCGAAGGTGTTAATCGTCACTTTCGAGTAGTGTGAGAAATCGACCATTCTTCGGTTCACTGTCTCTGGCGGATACTACCTAGGTAAGTGTCCAAATGAGGAAGGCAATTCCCTGCTCGAACGCTTAGGGAACGCCCTCCAAAGTAGCGAAATACGGGAGGCCAGGGTGACCAAGGAAACCCGCAAGCCCGCATGAAGCACACGCAATTCCCTGTAGAATCCCTGATGAGCAGGGAAACACGGCGGAGACTGGTTCGCACCTGACTGCGTGGCGCACCATTTTTTCAGTGCCAGCCCGGCGATGCGTTCTACAGGACCGTCCCCGCTGCCGGGCCGGTCCTGGCCGGACGATAATAGCGGACATAATCCACTTCCATGCGAGCCGGAAAAGCGACGTCGGCGATGCCCTCGCGGCCGCCCCAGCTGCCGCCGACCGCGAGGTTCAGGATCAGATAATAAGGCTTGTCGAACGGCCATTCCCGCGCCGCGCTCTTTGACAGGCGAAAGGTGATGCGGTCGTCCACGCCCATCTGGATACGGTCGGGCGTCCAGAGCAATTGGTAGCGGCGGAAGCGCCGGCAGGCATCGGGCACCATCGACTGGGCGCTGCGCTGGGTGCCGCGAAGGTGGTTCATCGTCGCGGTATGGAGCGTGTGGTGCACGCGGCCGGGATCGAAGCCGACATGTTCGGCGATGTCGATCTCGCCATCGTCCGGCCATCCTTTGTCTTGCTCCACCGGCAGCAGCCAGATGGCGGGCCAGGTGCCGACCGTGCACGGCAACTTCGCCCGCACTTCGAAATAGCCATATTGAAAGTGCCTGCGTCCGCGCGTGGTGAGGCGCGCGGACGAATAAGGCTGGCCGTTCCAATCGTCGTAATCTTGCGGCGCGAGATCCTCCCGATGCGCCTCGATGATCAGACGGCTCTTGTCGATCCGGGCATTTTTCCGCCGGTCGCGCGCATAATATTGCCGCTCGTCATTGTGCCAGCCCGTCCGGTTGAATTCGGTATCATAAGTCCAAATTCGGGGATCGGGCGCGTCGCGGCCGTGAAATTCGTCCGACCATTCGAGCGTATAGAGCGCTTCCCGATGCATAGACCCCGCCAAAGTCGTGCAGCCGCCCAGGCTTGCGGCGGCGACCGGCAGGACGGCCGCCAAAAAAGAGCGGCGTGGCGTCAGAACAGCCGGCTCAGGCCGATCGCGGCATAAGGCTTCACCTTACGGCCTTCCTGATCGCGAATGCCGCCCGACAGCTGGACGTTCCAGGCATCGGAGAAGTCGCGGGCATAGAACAGGCCGATATTGCGGCTGTCATAGCTCGGATCGCCCTGAAAACCGCCCTCGATTCCCAAAAAGGCCCTGCCTGCGGAGTCGATCCTGTGGCCGGCGCGGAGCTGGGTATAGTAAGTCTCGTCGAAAAGCCCGGCATTGCCGTACCAGCCAAGGCTCCACCCACCGGTGCGATAATTGCCTTCCGCGCCGATCACCGCATCGACCCGCGTGCCCGAGCGTTCATTGGCGGGATCGCGGGGAGACAGCGACGTGTCGGTCAGGCGCGGCCCGGCCGAAAAATTCGCCCAGCCCCACGGCGCCGAAGTCTGATAGACCAAGGCCGCTTCGGCACCGACATAATCGGCTTCGACCGTCGCGACGCCCTGCTGGTATTTATACCGCCCGGCATTGGCCGATCCCCGCAAGGCGAAGCCCTGACCCAGTCGCGCCCCGGGCAGGGAGACAAGGCCGCCGGCATAGGCGGATACGCCGTCCCCCGCCGAACCGCCGAAGAACAGCACCCCATCCCGGTTTTCCTGCGCGGCCAGCGGCGCAGCGCTGAGAAGAAGAGCGAGCGGCAGGATGATGGACGAATGCTTCAACGGAACCTCCTCGACTTGAACGGCCTTTGTATGATGGATCAATTGCCAAATCACAAACAGGGTGCCGATATGATTTTCCGATGCTAGCAGGAAAAGGCATGGACCAGCCCGCCGCGCCCGTACGCATCGATCGCGCCCTCTCCGTGCTTGTCGTCGACGACGATGAGCTGGTGCGCGGATTCGTCGCCATCATCCTCGAAGGACTGGGTTGCATCGTCGAGGATGCGGCGGATGGAGAGGCGGCGCTCGCCCTGCTGCGCAGCCGCCATTTCGACGTGCTCATCACCGATTGGCAGATGCCCGGGCTCGACGGCCTCGATCTCGTCAGCCGCGTCCGCGCCGAAACGGCGGAAAGCTATCTGCACATCATCATGATGACGGCGCGGGGCGATGAACAGACGGTGCGCGACGCCCTTCGCGTGGGGGTGGACGATTTCCTGCAAAAACCGGTCGATCAGCTTCAGCTCGAACTCGGCATCGCGTCCGCGCGGCGGGTGGTCGACCTTCAGCGCCGCCTCATGCGCCGGAACCGGCACCTCGCCGCCGCCAATGCCCGGACGCGCGAGGCCTATCGGCGCATCAAGTCCGATCTTGCCGCTGCTGCCGACCTGCAACGCAAGTTGCTGCCTGAGCCGTGCCTCGACGGTCCCTTCCGCTATGCATGGCATGTCGACGCGTCCCTCGAAATCGGCGGCGACACGTTGAGCGTGCTGCCGGTGTCCGGGGACAGGCTGCTCTTTTTTCATCTGGACGTGTCGGGTCACGGCATTCCCGCCGCCTTGGGCTCCTTTTCTGTCCATGAGCGGATCCTGCGCCTCGCCTTCTTCGAACCGGAACGATTGCCGGAGGCGGCGGTGCTGCTTAATCACGAATTGCTCGCACTGGGGGGCGAAAGTTACCTCACGATGGTGCTGGGCGTCGCCGATGCGAGGACGGGCGAGGTCTGGTTTATTCGCGCCGGCCATCCGCATCCCTTGCTTATCCGGCAAGACGGAGAGGCGTGCTGGTTCACCGATGGCGGGCTGCCCATTGGCCTGCTCCCCGATATCACGCATCCAGTGACGCGCGTTCATCTCGAGCCTGGCGACCGCATCCTCTTTTATTCGGACGGGCTGACCGATAGCGCGGGCAATGACGGTGAGGTATTCGGTGAGGAGGGGCTCGAAGAATTGGCACGCGCCTCTACCGGCTTACCTTTGTCAGCCTTTCTGACCCGGCTCGATGCAACACTGACTGCCCAGCGCGGCAATACCCCGCCCGAAGACGATATTTCGATATTAGTTCTCGAGCGAGCGGCCGAAACGGAGGTTTAAGGAGACGACCATGACCCTCTTCACCCAGGAATCGGGCTTTGTCAGGATCGATGTCGAGGGCGAACGCCTTGATGCGGCTGTGGCACCTACGCTCAAGGCGGAACTGGAAAAGAATCTGCCGCCCCGTCCGGAAAAGGTGCTGGTCGACATCAGCGGCGTCCGCTTCCTCGACAGCACCGGCCTTGGCGTCCTCGTCTCGCTTCTCAAGATGATGGACAGCGGCGGCATGCTCGCCATTGCGGGGGCCCAACCGGTCGTCCAGCGGTTGTTCAAGCTGACCGGCATGGACAGGGTGTTCCGGCTGTTCGATACCGATGTGGAGGCGATGGCGGCACTGGCGGGCGATGCAAGCGCGGCAAACTGAGCGCATCCTGCCCGCCGATCTTGGCGCGGTGGCGGCGCTGGCCGACGATGTCCGCGCGGCGTGCCGCGCCGCCGGCGTAGACGAAGCCATCGCGATCGACCTTGAGATCGCCGTGGTGGAGGCGGCCAACAACATCGTCGTTCATGGTTACGGCCCGGGCGCGCCGGGACATTATTCAGCGCGGATCGCGGCGTCAGCCGACGCGATTACGATCACGCTCGTCGATAGAGGCGCGCCGATCCCCGCTGGCGCCTTCGATGCTGGGGAGGTGGCGATCGACAGCGAGAGCGGCCGCGGCCTGGCGATCATCCGCGCCTGTGTCGACGATCTGTCATACAGTTCGTCGGCGGGCGAAAACCGGCTGACGCTTACGCGCCGCTTCTAGCGGCCTGCCGCTTTAGCGTGACGCCGCGCCAGGGTCTCGAGGATGACGCTGGCGGCTTCGGGACTGAGCTCGGCCGGCGCGGGCGCGTCCGCCCAGGTCGCACCGAGCCCTTCCGCCATGCCCCGCTGACGCTTGGCGAGGTCGGGATCCTTTTGAAGGACGCGCCAGGCGTAAGCGGCGGCTTCCCGGTCAGCGGCGCTCAGCGGCCTTGCGGCGACCCATTGATAATCGCTCGCTTCGTCGCCCGGCAAGTCGGCCAGCTCCAGCGGGACGATGATCGCGGTCGCCGCCAATAGGCCGAGGACGAAGATGATGTGGCTGCGCGCCCGCGCGAGGTTGCGGCTGAAACTCATCGAGACTCTCCTTCCTTGCCCGGCTTCCAGAAGGCCGCGCGGACCATGATCGACATGGCGAGAATATTATTGAGGCCCCAAAAGCCGTTGGCGATGAGGCCGCCGACGCTATAGTCAGCGCTGCCATCGGCCAGACGGATGCCGGCATAGACAAGGCCCGCGAAGGTGAGCGTCATAACCGCCACTTGGGGCCAGACGAGATGCAGGAAATTGCCCTCCTGCCGCTCCTTGGGGGTCACCGGAAACTTGATCTGGCGCTTGCGGATCACCGCCCACAATGCCTGCAGCGAGAGCGGGAAGGAGGCGAGATAGGTGACCTTCCCGCGATAGCCCGACATACCCCATGTCCCCAGCATGATCGCCAATTCGTTGGCGATCAGGAACGGCAGCGCATGGACGAAGAAATCGGTCGTGTATGTCGCGACCGGCGCTATTCCGCTGAATAGATAGACGATTGGCGCGGCGAGGAAGATGAAATTCCAGACCGCGCCGAGATAGGACCAGAAGGTCGACAGATACATGAGCCGCTGCCGAACCGTCAGGCCGCGCCGGAATAGCGGATTATCGTGGAACAGGATGTCCAGGCTGCCGCCCGCATATTTGAAGCGCTGGATCGTCCAGGTGAGCAGATCCTGCGGGGATAGCATCTTCGACTGGATTTCGGGACTCAGCACGGATTTCCACCCCCGCTCGCGATCCTGGTGAAGGACGATGGAGGTGTAGATGTCTTCCGACACATGGAATTTGTACGGCATTAGCTCCTGCGCCTGCGCGGCTTGCCACAAGGCAAGCGCCTCGGCCTGTGGGTCTTGCCGGCGAGGCCGCAGCCGCTGGAAGAGCGAGCGCTTTTCCTCCGACGCATGGGCGATCGCCTGCCCATAAGCGCGCAACGCGACGAACATCACCGCCTCGCGCCTGTGAAGGGACGCGGCGCCGCAACAGAAGGCCGCATTGGCGCGGTTGCGCCGCCGCTGGATGATGTCGAAGAAGAGGCCGGGATCGTTGACGAAC containing:
- the mgtA gene encoding magnesium-translocating P-type ATPase, whose product is MNHEGRGTPPRAEGKTGDHDGWWAQSLPALLTGLSATADGLDEKAAAQRLKTVGPNSFRDTPERSAALLLLRQFGNPLVLILLFGAAVSMALKDWMDASIIVAIVAGSALLGFYQEFRASRAVAALQDRLKLTVQVLRSGREMTVPDDGIVPGDVVLLSAGNLVPADGRILQSRDFLVSEAALTGESFPVEKSPGLAPPDAPVAARTNSVFMGTSVRSGTARILITQTGGRTAYGRIAARLRKREPETDFERGVRSFGGLLLKVMTVIVIAVLTMNQMIGRPFNESLLFAVALAVGLSPELLPAIVSVTLAAGARDLSRGGVIVRKLAAIENLGSMEVLCTDKTGTLTAGVVRLHDAIDVDGASSDAVRLAAYQNAALETGIKNPLDAALLDDAKASGRTISSAAKIDEIPYDFSRRRLTIVVVHPSLAGQARMITKGAFADVLATCATLNRSGAVHPLTDTERTGIEARFRTLGESGFRVLAVAERTLEARAHYATADERDMTLIGLLLFADPPKDDVRQTLAALLDLGVRVKIISGDNRYLTRHLAEEVGIPIGRILTGGEIRAMPSEALARAAAEANLFVEIDPQQKEGIVRALQHGGHSVGFLGDGINDAPALKAADVGISVDQAVDVARETADVVLLRPDLEILRRGVLDGRKTFANTLKYISITTSANFGNMVSMAIATPVLPFLPLLPKQILLNNFLSDLPSAAISTDNVDAERLSSPQRWDVREIQKFMIVFGLVSSAFDLLTFAVLLLLYRAGESEFQTAWFVVSLMTELVVVLVLRTRHLAWRSRPSPLLLWTTIAMLILTLVGPYLGSVSSIFGLMPLSIALLAICLLVVILYVTATEVAKFIFYD
- a CDS encoding glycoside hydrolase family 16 protein is translated as MAAVLPVAAASLGGCTTLAGSMHREALYTLEWSDEFHGRDAPDPRIWTYDTEFNRTGWHNDERQYYARDRRKNARIDKSRLIIEAHREDLAPQDYDDWNGQPYSSARLTTRGRRHFQYGYFEVRAKLPCTVGTWPAIWLLPVEQDKGWPDDGEIDIAEHVGFDPGRVHHTLHTATMNHLRGTQRSAQSMVPDACRRFRRYQLLWTPDRIQMGVDDRITFRLSKSAAREWPFDKPYYLILNLAVGGSWGGREGIADVAFPARMEVDYVRYYRPARTGPAAGTVL
- the bcsS gene encoding cellulose biosynthesis protein BcsS, translating into MKHSSIILPLALLLSAAPLAAQENRDGVLFFGGSAGDGVSAYAGGLVSLPGARLGQGFALRGSANAGRYKYQQGVATVEADYVGAEAALVYQTSAPWGWANFSAGPRLTDTSLSPRDPANERSGTRVDAVIGAEGNYRTGGWSLGWYGNAGLFDETYYTQLRAGHRIDSAGRAFLGIEGGFQGDPSYDSRNIGLFYARDFSDAWNVQLSGGIRDQEGRKVKPYAAIGLSRLF
- a CDS encoding PP2C family protein-serine/threonine phosphatase is translated as MDQPAAPVRIDRALSVLVVDDDELVRGFVAIILEGLGCIVEDAADGEAALALLRSRHFDVLITDWQMPGLDGLDLVSRVRAETAESYLHIIMMTARGDEQTVRDALRVGVDDFLQKPVDQLQLELGIASARRVVDLQRRLMRRNRHLAAANARTREAYRRIKSDLAAAADLQRKLLPEPCLDGPFRYAWHVDASLEIGGDTLSVLPVSGDRLLFFHLDVSGHGIPAALGSFSVHERILRLAFFEPERLPEAAVLLNHELLALGGESYLTMVLGVADARTGEVWFIRAGHPHPLLIRQDGEACWFTDGGLPIGLLPDITHPVTRVHLEPGDRILFYSDGLTDSAGNDGEVFGEEGLEELARASTGLPLSAFLTRLDATLTAQRGNTPPEDDISILVLERAAETEV
- a CDS encoding STAS domain-containing protein; this encodes MTLFTQESGFVRIDVEGERLDAAVAPTLKAELEKNLPPRPEKVLVDISGVRFLDSTGLGVLVSLLKMMDSGGMLAIAGAQPVVQRLFKLTGMDRVFRLFDTDVEAMAALAGDASAAN
- a CDS encoding ATP-binding protein — translated: MQARQTERILPADLGAVAALADDVRAACRAAGVDEAIAIDLEIAVVEAANNIVVHGYGPGAPGHYSARIAASADAITITLVDRGAPIPAGAFDAGEVAIDSESGRGLAIIRACVDDLSYSSSAGENRLTLTRRF
- a CDS encoding glycosyltransferase family 2 protein, with amino-acid sequence MNLQTGFYFEAFEDRRPPAPLPHNVVIESLWQFCATVALALGGWYIWWRWTQSLNFDALWFALPLVIAETCAYFGMILFVYNIWAVRDYPKRPAPATIGDCDPDAPEPERPVSVDIFIATYNEDEELVRLSIRDAMRIEYPHPIDMKVHVLDDGRRARMREVAEEEGANYISRDNNIGFKAGNLRNAMEQTAGDFILICDADTRPFPTILEKTLGFFRDPKVGFVQTPQWFYDLPEGETLTQKLGRRLGRPGRFIGRVVEGAIGELRIGEDPFVNDPGLFFDIIQRRRNRANAAFCCGAASLHRREAVMFVALRAYGQAIAHASEEKRSLFQRLRPRRQDPQAEALALWQAAQAQELMPYKFHVSEDIYTSIVLHQDRERGWKSVLSPEIQSKMLSPQDLLTWTIQRFKYAGGSLDILFHDNPLFRRGLTVRQRLMYLSTFWSYLGAVWNFIFLAAPIVYLFSGIAPVATYTTDFFVHALPFLIANELAIMLGTWGMSGYRGKVTYLASFPLSLQALWAVIRKRQIKFPVTPKERQEGNFLHLVWPQVAVMTLTFAGLVYAGIRLADGSADYSVGGLIANGFWGLNNILAMSIMVRAAFWKPGKEGESR